The Agrococcus sp. SGAir0287 DNA window GACGGAGGACGTCGCCGCCGCGTGCGACGTCTTCCAGCCGATCTACGCCGCGACGAGCGGCATCGACGGTCGCGTCTCGATCGAGGTCTCCCCCGGTCTCGCGTTCGACACCGACGGCACCGTCGAGGAGGCGAAGGCGCTCCACGAGCGCGTCGGGCGCGAGAACGTGCTCATCAAGATCCCCGCCACGAAGGAGGGGCTCGAGGCGATCGCCGCGACCATCGGTGCGGGCATCAGCGTCAACGTGACGCTCATCTTCTCGCTCGACCGGTACCGCGACGTCATCAACGCCTACCTCACGGGCCTCGAGCGCGCGCAGCAGGCCGGCCACGACCTCTCGACGATCCACTCGGTCGCCTCGTTCTTCGTCTCGCGCGTCGACACCGAGATCGACAAGCGGCTCGATGCGATCGGCACCGAGGAGGCGACGGCGCTGAAGTCGAAGGCGGGCGTCGCCAACGCACGGCTCGCCTACGGCGTGTGGCAGGAGGCGTTCTCGTCCGAGCGCGCGCAGACCCTGCTCGCCGCCGGCGCGAGCACGCAGCGTCCGCTGTGGGCATCCACGGGCGTCAAGGACCCGTCGCTGCCCGACACCCTCTACGTCACGGAGCTCGCCGCTCCGGAGACCGTGAACACGATGCCCGAGAAGACGCTCGAGGCGCTCGCCGACCACGGCGTCGTCACGGGCGACGAGGTCACGCCGAACATCGAGGCCGCGCAGGGCGTGCTCGACGCCGTCGAGGCGCAGGGCGTCTCCTACGTCGAGGTCACCGATCTGCTCGAGCGCGAGGGCGTCGACAAGTTCGTCGCCTCGTGGGACGAGCTCGTCGAGACCGTCCGCGGCCAGCTCGCGCAGGCGGGGGGTGCGGCATGAGCTTCGTGCTCCACGCATCCGGCGCCGCCCAGGAGGCCATCGACCGCGTCGTCCCGCAGCTCGTCGCCGACGGCGTCGCCGGACGCATCGCCGCCAAGGACGCGACCCTCTGGGGCGAGGCAGCCGAGGCCGAGGCCTCGATCCGCCTGGGCTGGATCGACGCGGCCTCCAACACGCGCGGCCTCGTCGACGACGTGCTCGAGCTGAAGGCCGACCTCGCCGCCAAGGGCGTCGACCGCTTCGCGCTCGCGGGCATGGGCGGCTCGTCGCTCGCCCCCGAGGTCATCACGCGCACGTTCGGCGTGCACCTGACGGTGCTCGACTCGACCGAGCCCGGCCAGGTGCTCACGGCGCTGCGCGACGAGCTCGAGCGCACCGCGATCGTCGTCTCGTCGAAGTCCGGCTCGACCCTCGAGACCGACTCGCAGCGCCGCGTCTTCGAGGCGTGGTTCCGCGACGCGGGCATCGACCCCACCGAGCGCATCATCGTCGTCACCGACCCGGGCAGCCCGCTCGACGCCTCGGCGCGCGAGGCCGGCTACCGCGTGTTCAACGCCGACCCGAACGTCGGCGGTCGCTACTCGGCGCTCACGGCCTTCGGCATCGTGCCCTCGGCGCTCGCAGGCGTCGACGTCGCCGAGCTGCTCGACGAGGCGGAGTCGGCGCTGCCGCTCGTCTCGGAGGATGCCGAGGACAACCCGGGCCTGCAGCTCGGCGCCGTCCTCGCCGGCACGCGGCCGCTGAAGGACTACATCGGCATCGTCGCCGACGGCACGCACATCGTCGGCTTCGCAGACTGGGCCGAGCAGCTCATCGCGGAGTCGACGGGCAAGCAGGGCACGGGCGTGCTGCCCGTCGTCCTCGACGTCGACGCGCCCGAGCTCGGCGAGGACCTCGCCGACCTCCAGGTGATCCGCGTGGTCGGCTCCCGCGCCGAGACCCGTGACGTCGCCCCGGGCGAGGTCGAGGTCGCCGGCACGCTCGGCGCGCAGCTGCTCGTGTGGGAGTTCGCGACGGCCGTCGCCGGTCGTCTGCTGGGCATCGACCCGTTCGACCAGCCCGACGTCGAGTCGGCGAAGTCCGCCGCGCGCGGCCTGCTCGAGGACCTCGCTCCCCCGGCGGACGCGGACGTCGTCGACGGCTCGATCGAGCTGCGCGGCAGCGTCTCGGGCGACACGCTCGAGTCGTCGCTCGACGCCCTGCTCGCGTCGATCCCCGCCGACGGCTACCTCGCGGTGCACGCGTACCTGGACCGGCTCGGCGAGGCCCGCTTCGCCACGCTCCGCGACATCCTCGCGGCCCGCACGCAGCGGCCCGTCACGTTCGGCTGGGGTCCGCGGTTCCTCCACTCGACCGGCCAGTACCACAAGGGCGGCAAGCGCGTGGGCGTGTTCCTGCAGATCCTCGGCCACCCGAGCGAGGACCTCGACATCCCCGGCCGACCCTTCTCGTTCGGTCAGCTGCTGCAGGCGCAGGCCGGCGGCGACGCCGCCGTGCTCGCCGGGCACGACCGTCCGGTGCTGACGCTGACCCTCGCCGACCTCGACGACGGGTACCGCCGCCTGGCCGCCGCAGCCGCCGCATGAGCGCCCCGGCGGGCTGGACGAATCCGCTGCGCGACGCGACGGATCTCCGTCTCACGCGCATCCCGGAGCCGAACGCGCTCGTGCTCTTCGGCGTGACGGGCGACCTCGCGCAGAAGAAGCTGCTGCCGGCGATCTACGACCTCGCCAACCGCGGCCTGCTGCCGCCGGGCTTCTCGCTCGTCGGCTACGGCCGACGGGACTGGGACGACGACGCCTTCCGGGGCGTCGTCGAGGAGGCGGTGCGGAAGCACGCCCGCACGCCCTTCCGCGAGGACGTCTTCGCCCAGCTCGCCGAGGGCCTGCGCTTCGTGCGCGGCGACTTCGACGACGACGCGGCCTTCGACCGGCTCGCTGAGACGCTCCGCGAGCTCGACGAGGCGCGCGGCACCATGGGCAACTACGCCTTCTACCTGTCGATCCCGCCCGGGCAGTTCCCCGTCGTGACGCAGCAGCTGAAGCGCTCGGGCGTCGCGACGAGCGAGTCGTCGTGGCGGCGCGTCGTCATCGAGAAGCCGTTCGGCCACGACCTCGAGTCGGCGCGCGACCTCGCGTCGGTCGTCGACTCGGTGTTCCCGCCCGACAGCGTGTTCCGCATCGATCACTACCTCGGCAAGGAGACGGTCCAGAACATCCTCGCCCTCAGGTTCGCGAACAACCTGTGGGAGCCGATCTGGAACGCCAACTACATCGACCACGTGCAGATCACCATGGCCGAGGACATCGGCGTCGGCGGACGCGCGGGGTACTACGACGGCATCGGCGCCGCGCGCGACGTCATCCAGAACCACCTCCTCCAGCTCTTCGCGCTCACGGCGATGGAGGAGCCCGTCTCCTTCGACGCCGTCGACCTGCGCACCGAGAAGGAGAAGGTGCTCTCGGCCGCGCGGATCCCCGGCGACCTCGACGCCTCCACGGCCCGCGGGCAGTACGCCGGCGGCTGGCAGGGCGGCGAGCAGGTCACGGGGTTCCTCGACGAGGACGGCATGGCGGAGGACTCGGCCACCGAGACCTACGCCGCCATCACGCTCGAGGTCGACAACCGCCGGTGGGCGGGCGTGCCCTTCTACCTGCGCGCCGGCAAGCGCCTCGGGCGACGCGTCACCGAGATCGCGATCGTCTTCAAGCGCGCCTCGCAGTACCTGTTCCCCGAGACGGCGACGCAGTCGATGGGCGAGAACGCGCTCGTCATCCGCGTGCAGCCCGACGAGGGCACGTCGATGCGGTTCGGCTCGAAGGTGCCGGGCCCCGGCATGCACGTGCGCGACGTGACGATGGACTTCGGCTACGGCCACGCCTTCACCGAGGAGTCGCCCGAGGCGTACGAGCGCCTCATCCTCGACGTGCTGCTCGGCGACCCGCCCCTGTTCCCGCAGGCGCGCGAGGTCGAGCTGTCGTGGGCGATCCTCGACCCCGTCGAGGAGCACTGGGCCGCCGCGGGCGGGCCGCTCGAGCAGTACGCACCGGGCTCGTGGGGCCCTGCGAGCGCCGACGCGATGCTGCGGCGCACCGACCGGCATTGGAGGCGCCCGTGATCGTCACGCTCGAGGGGACGACGACGAGCGCCATCCAGCGCCGTCTGATCGAGATCCGCGAGGAGGGCGGCGTGCTCGCGCTCGGCCGCGTGCTCACGCTCGTCATCCACACCCACCTCGGCGAGGAGGAGGACGCGATCGCCGCAGCGAACGAGGCGAGCCGCGAGCACCCCATGCGCGTGCTCGTCGTCTCGCGCTCGAGCGACGAGGTCGCAGCCGGCGAGGACCCGAGGCTCGACGCGCAGATCCGCGTCGGTGGCGACGCCGGCGCGAGCGAGGTCGTGCTGCTGCAGTGCTACGGCGAGGTCGGCGCCCACCTCATCGGCGTCGTGCAGGGCCTCCTGCTGCCGGACGCGCCCGTCGTCGCATGGTGGCCGCACCGCATGCCCGAGCACCCCGCCTCGGCGCAGCTCGGTGCGATCGCGCAGCGGCGCATCACCGACTCCGCACGCCAGGAGGACCCGCGCTCCGTGCTCCGCGCCCTCGCCGAGGGCTACGAGCCCGGCGACACGGACCTCGCCTGGACGCGCATCACGAACTGGCGCGCCCAGCTCGCCGCCGTGCTCGACCAGCCCCCGTACGAGCCCGTGCTGCACGCGCGCGTCACGGGCGCGCTGCGCAGCCCGTCCGTCCACCTCATGGCCGCGTGGCTGCGCCTGCGGCTCGGCGTGGACGTGGACGTGTCGTCGCGCGCCGACGGACCCCTCGGATCGAGCGGCCTGTCGTCGGTGACGCTCACGCGTGCCTCCGGCGATGCGACCCTCACCCGCATCCGCCCGTCGACCGGCCTGCTGCAGATCCCGGGCCAGCCCGACCACGAGGTCGCGCTGTCGCACCGGCAGCTTCGCGACCAGCTCGCGGAGGAGCTGCGCAGGCTCGACCCCGACGAGATGTACCACCGCGTGCTCGAGGCGATCCGCATCTCGGGCACCGCCGGCACGAGCGTGCCCGCGCCCGAGGGAGGCACCCGATGAGCCGGGAGCTCGTCGTCCACGCCGATCGCGAGGCGCTCGTCGCCGAGACGGCCGACCGCTTCGCGAGGACGGTGGATGCGGTGCTGCGCGAGCAGGACGAGTGCCACGTCGCGCTCACGGGCGGATCGGTCGGCACGGAGCTGCTCGGTGCGCTGCGCGGGCGGTCGCTCGACTGGTCGCGCATCCACTGCTGGTGGGGCGACGAGCGCTTCGTGCCCGCCGCCGACGGCGACCGCAACGCGCTGCAGGCGCGCGAGGCGCTGCTCGACCACGTCGACGTGCCGGCGGCGAACGTGCACGAGCTGCCCGCCTCGGACGCCGGGCTCGACCTCGACGCCGCCGCGCAGGCCGCGACGGCGGAGCTCGGCGATCGCGTGCTCGACCTCGTGCTGCTGGGCATGGGTCCCGACGCGCACGTCGCATCGCTCTTCCCCGGCCATGACGGCACCGACGCCCAGGGCGTCGGCGTCATCGCGGTGCGCGACTCCCCCAAGCCGCCGCCCGAGCGGCTGAGCCTGACCTTCGACGCGCTCAACCGCGCGCGACGCGTCTGGCTCGTCGTCGCCGGCGACGACAAGGCCTCGGCGCTCGCGCTCGCCATGTCGACCGCCGACCGGCACGAGGTCCCCGCAGCGGGCGTGCACGGCACGCGCGAGACCCGCTACCTCGTCGACCGGGCCGCGGCCTCGCTGCTGCCGGACGGCATGCTCGACTGATCGGCTCGGCGCACGACGACGGACGGCCCCGCATCCGACGAGGATGCGGGGCCGTCCGTTCGTGGGGCGTGCGGGCTCAGGCCTGGCCGCGACGGGCGCGCAGCTTCTGCAGCGCCTCCTCGAGCAGCTGCTCCGCCTCCTCGGGCGTGCGGCGCTCCTTCACGTACGCGAGGTGCGTCTTGTACGGCTCGGCCTTCGCGACCTGCGGCGGGTTGTCCTTGTCGCGGCCGGCGGGCAGACCCGTCGACGGCGAGTCGATGACCTCGGGGATCTCCTCCTCCGGCAGGTCTGCCGCGAAGTAGCGCACCGTCTCGTTGCCGAGGGCGTCCCAGTAGGAGACCGCGACGCGCTCGGCGTGGAAGCCGCGATCCTGCTCGCCCATGGGGCCCGCGCCGACGCGCGAGCCGCGGATGGCGCTGCCGCCGGAGGCCATCAGGCGGCTCCGTCGAAGCGGGTGATGACGCCGAGCACCGTGATCGACGAGATCCACGTGAGCACGAAGACGACGGTCAGGATGTTCAGGTTCCGCTCGGCGACGCCCGACGAGCCCATCGACGACGAGATGCCGCCGCCGAACATGTCGGACAGGCCACCGCCGCGGCCCTTGTGCAGCAGGATCAGCAGCGTCAGCAGCACCGACGTGATGCCGAGGATCACCTGCATGATGATCTGGAGGATCTCCACGTTCACCTCTCGTGGGAAGTCTGGTCGATCGATCAGTCTACCGCAGCGCCAGGGCACGCCCCAGCGCCACGGCGGTCGTCACGTGCCGACGTGATGGGTGAAGCGGCTGATGGCGGCGAACTCGACCGGGTCGAGGCTCGCGCCGCCGACGAGCGCGCCGTCGACGTCGGGCTGCCGCATGAAGCCGGCGATGTTCGCCGACTTCACGGATCCGCCGTAGAGGATGCGGGTCGCCGCGGCCGCCTCGTCGCCGCGCACGTCGGCGATCGCTGCGCGGATCGCCGCGCACACCTCCTGCGCCTGCTCGGCCGTGGCCGCCTGGCCCGAGCCGATGGCCCAGACCGGCTCGTAGGCGACGACGACGTCGCCCGCGGGCAGGTCCGCGAGGATCGCGCGGATCTGCTGCACGGGCACTGCGGACGCGCCGTGCTCCTCGAGGTCCTCGGCCGTCTCGCCGACGCAGATCACCGGCGTGACGCCGTGGCGCAGCGCAGCCGCAGCCTTCCGGCCGATGATCTCGTCGGTCTCGCCGTGCAGCTGGCGCCGCTCGGAATGGCCGACGATGACGTAGCGGCAGTCGAGGCGTGCGAGGAAGACGGGGCTGATCTCCCCCGTGTAGGCGCCGGAGTCGTGCTCCGAGACGTCCTGGCCGCCGTAGGCGATGTCGAAGCGCTCGGCCGCGACGAGCGACTGCACGCTGCGCAGGTCCGTGAAGGGCGGGAAGACCGCGACCTCGGCGTCCTCGACGTCGTGCTTCGCGTCCTGCAGGGTCCAGGCGAGCTTCTGCACCACCCGGATCGCGTCGAGGTGGTCGAGGTTCATCTTCCAGTTGCCTGCGATGAGCGGGGTGCGCGTCACCATCCGAGTGCCTCCAGTCCTGGCAGGCGCTTGCCCTCGAGGAACTCGAGGCTCGCGCCGCCACCGGTCGAGATGTGGTCGAAGTCGGCGTCGGCGAAGCCGAGCTGCCGCACGGCCGCGGCCGAGTCGCCGCCGCCGACGACGCCGAGGCCGTCGACCTCGGTGAGCGCCTGCGCGACGGCCTTGGTGCCGCTCGCGAACGCCGCCATCTCGAACACGCCCATGGGCCCGTTCCAGAAGACGGTGCGCGACGCCGCGATGCGGCGCGCGAAGTCGTGCGCGGTGTCGGGACCGATGTCGAGGCCGATGCCGGCGTCGCCGAACGCGCTCGACTCGATCGCGTCGGCTGCGACGGTCTCGTGCGCGGCGTCGGCATCGAACGCCTCCGCGACCACGACGTCCGTCGGCAGCACGATCTCGACGCCGGACGCCTCGGCCTGGTGCAGATAGCCCCGCACCGTCTCGAGCTGGTCCGACTCGAGCAGGCTCTTGGCGACGCCGTGGCCCTGCGCGGCGAGGAAGGTGAAGAGCATGCCGCCGCCGATGAGCAGCTGGTCGACGCGCGGCAGCAGGTGCTCGATGACGCCGAGCTTGTCGGAGACCTTCGAGCCGCCGAGGACGACGGTGTAGGGATGCTCCGGCTCGTCGGTGAGGCGCGACAGCACGTCGAGCTCCGCCGCGACGAGCAGGCCCGCGGCGCTCGGCACGAGGCTCGCGACCTCGTACACGCTCGCCTGCTTGCGGTGCACGACGCCGAAGCCGTCGGAGACGAACGCGTCGGCGCCCTGCGCGAGCGCCTGCGCGAACGCGAGGCGCTCCGCCTCGTCCTTGCTCGTCTCGCGCGCGTCGAACCGCAGGTTCTCGAGCAGCACGATCTCGCCGTCGCCGAGCGCCGCGCGCTTCGCGGCCGCGTCGT harbors:
- the zwf gene encoding glucose-6-phosphate dehydrogenase; translation: MSAPAGWTNPLRDATDLRLTRIPEPNALVLFGVTGDLAQKKLLPAIYDLANRGLLPPGFSLVGYGRRDWDDDAFRGVVEEAVRKHARTPFREDVFAQLAEGLRFVRGDFDDDAAFDRLAETLRELDEARGTMGNYAFYLSIPPGQFPVVTQQLKRSGVATSESSWRRVVIEKPFGHDLESARDLASVVDSVFPPDSVFRIDHYLGKETVQNILALRFANNLWEPIWNANYIDHVQITMAEDIGVGGRAGYYDGIGAARDVIQNHLLQLFALTAMEEPVSFDAVDLRTEKEKVLSAARIPGDLDASTARGQYAGGWQGGEQVTGFLDEDGMAEDSATETYAAITLEVDNRRWAGVPFYLRAGKRLGRRVTEIAIVFKRASQYLFPETATQSMGENALVIRVQPDEGTSMRFGSKVPGPGMHVRDVTMDFGYGHAFTEESPEAYERLILDVLLGDPPLFPQAREVELSWAILDPVEEHWAAAGGPLEQYAPGSWGPASADAMLRRTDRHWRRP
- the secG gene encoding preprotein translocase subunit SecG: MEILQIIMQVILGITSVLLTLLILLHKGRGGGLSDMFGGGISSSMGSSGVAERNLNILTVVFVLTWISSITVLGVITRFDGAA
- the tal gene encoding transaldolase, producing MSMTDSTKALSDVGVSIWLDDLSRDRIETGNLQELIETRDVVGVTTNPSIFAAALANGERYEGRLRELAADGADVHEVIRTLTTEDVAAACDVFQPIYAATSGIDGRVSIEVSPGLAFDTDGTVEEAKALHERVGRENVLIKIPATKEGLEAIAATIGAGISVNVTLIFSLDRYRDVINAYLTGLERAQQAGHDLSTIHSVASFFVSRVDTEIDKRLDAIGTEEATALKSKAGVANARLAYGVWQEAFSSERAQTLLAAGASTQRPLWASTGVKDPSLPDTLYVTELAAPETVNTMPEKTLEALADHGVVTGDEVTPNIEAAQGVLDAVEAQGVSYVEVTDLLEREGVDKFVASWDELVETVRGQLAQAGGAA
- a CDS encoding phosphoglycerate kinase; this translates as MPVRTLESLGDLAGRTVLVRCDLNVPLKDGVIGDEGRIAASVPTLRRLLDAGARVVAMSHLGRPDGAPDPASSLEPVAARLGELLGTDVAFASDTVGDDAAAKRAALGDGEIVLLENLRFDARETSKDEAERLAFAQALAQGADAFVSDGFGVVHRKQASVYEVASLVPSAAGLLVAAELDVLSRLTDEPEHPYTVVLGGSKVSDKLGVIEHLLPRVDQLLIGGGMLFTFLAAQGHGVAKSLLESDQLETVRGYLHQAEASGVEIVLPTDVVVAEAFDADAAHETVAADAIESSAFGDAGIGLDIGPDTAHDFARRIAASRTVFWNGPMGVFEMAAFASGTKAVAQALTEVDGLGVVGGGDSAAAVRQLGFADADFDHISTGGGASLEFLEGKRLPGLEALGW
- the pgl gene encoding 6-phosphogluconolactonase — protein: MSRELVVHADREALVAETADRFARTVDAVLREQDECHVALTGGSVGTELLGALRGRSLDWSRIHCWWGDERFVPAADGDRNALQAREALLDHVDVPAANVHELPASDAGLDLDAAAQAATAELGDRVLDLVLLGMGPDAHVASLFPGHDGTDAQGVGVIAVRDSPKPPPERLSLTFDALNRARRVWLVVAGDDKASALALAMSTADRHEVPAAGVHGTRETRYLVDRAAASLLPDGMLD
- the tpiA gene encoding triose-phosphate isomerase codes for the protein MVTRTPLIAGNWKMNLDHLDAIRVVQKLAWTLQDAKHDVEDAEVAVFPPFTDLRSVQSLVAAERFDIAYGGQDVSEHDSGAYTGEISPVFLARLDCRYVIVGHSERRQLHGETDEIIGRKAAAALRHGVTPVICVGETAEDLEEHGASAVPVQQIRAILADLPAGDVVVAYEPVWAIGSGQAATAEQAQEVCAAIRAAIADVRGDEAAAATRILYGGSVKSANIAGFMRQPDVDGALVGGASLDPVEFAAISRFTHHVGT
- a CDS encoding RNA polymerase-binding protein RbpA — its product is MASGGSAIRGSRVGAGPMGEQDRGFHAERVAVSYWDALGNETVRYFAADLPEEEIPEVIDSPSTGLPAGRDKDNPPQVAKAEPYKTHLAYVKERRTPEEAEQLLEEALQKLRARRGQA
- a CDS encoding glucose-6-phosphate dehydrogenase assembly protein OpcA gives rise to the protein MIVTLEGTTTSAIQRRLIEIREEGGVLALGRVLTLVIHTHLGEEEDAIAAANEASREHPMRVLVVSRSSDEVAAGEDPRLDAQIRVGGDAGASEVVLLQCYGEVGAHLIGVVQGLLLPDAPVVAWWPHRMPEHPASAQLGAIAQRRITDSARQEDPRSVLRALAEGYEPGDTDLAWTRITNWRAQLAAVLDQPPYEPVLHARVTGALRSPSVHLMAAWLRLRLGVDVDVSSRADGPLGSSGLSSVTLTRASGDATLTRIRPSTGLLQIPGQPDHEVALSHRQLRDQLAEELRRLDPDEMYHRVLEAIRISGTAGTSVPAPEGGTR
- a CDS encoding glucose-6-phosphate isomerase, with product MSFVLHASGAAQEAIDRVVPQLVADGVAGRIAAKDATLWGEAAEAEASIRLGWIDAASNTRGLVDDVLELKADLAAKGVDRFALAGMGGSSLAPEVITRTFGVHLTVLDSTEPGQVLTALRDELERTAIVVSSKSGSTLETDSQRRVFEAWFRDAGIDPTERIIVVTDPGSPLDASAREAGYRVFNADPNVGGRYSALTAFGIVPSALAGVDVAELLDEAESALPLVSEDAEDNPGLQLGAVLAGTRPLKDYIGIVADGTHIVGFADWAEQLIAESTGKQGTGVLPVVLDVDAPELGEDLADLQVIRVVGSRAETRDVAPGEVEVAGTLGAQLLVWEFATAVAGRLLGIDPFDQPDVESAKSAARGLLEDLAPPADADVVDGSIELRGSVSGDTLESSLDALLASIPADGYLAVHAYLDRLGEARFATLRDILAARTQRPVTFGWGPRFLHSTGQYHKGGKRVGVFLQILGHPSEDLDIPGRPFSFGQLLQAQAGGDAAVLAGHDRPVLTLTLADLDDGYRRLAAAAAA